The following coding sequences lie in one Populus trichocarpa isolate Nisqually-1 chromosome 14, P.trichocarpa_v4.1, whole genome shotgun sequence genomic window:
- the LOC7494118 gene encoding probable membrane-associated kinase regulator 6, which produces MESPETLAIESFSRSWLTSVNPSLQGLETALRASLDSSHEAISEELDYRMQNSRRSLEEDQNFNFYFPISQSPDALLHADQLFSDGLIRPIFINQSKSEASSSLNLAPTVPSSLSSKTVSAVQILCRFLGRWKRILPKCFGYVRPLSHRVRDSRISTRVDNVERIAWEVKSQSNSREASPSRRVAYSLDGCHDSESSIHDAVLHCKRSMHK; this is translated from the exons ATGGAATCCCCAGAAACTCTGGCCATTGAAAGTTTCTCTCGCAGTTGGTTGACCAGTGTCAATCCCTCCTTACAAGGTCTTGAGACGGCCCTCAGAGCATCTCTTGACAGTTCCCATGAAGCCATCTCCGAAGAATTAGATTACAGGATGCAGAACTCAAGAAGATCGCTGGAAGAAGACCAGAACTTCAATTTCTATTTTCCCATTTCCCAATCCCCTGATGCTCTTCTTCATGCTGACCAGCTTTTCTCTGACGGCCTCATCAGACCCATTTTTATCAACCAGTCAAAGAGTGAGGCCTCCAGTTCCCTGAATTTAGCCCCTACTGTGccctcttctctttcttcaaaAACTGTCTCAGCTGTTCAGATTCTTTGTCGTTTCCTTGGAAGATGGAAGCGAATCTTGCCGAAGTGTTTTGGATATGTTAGACCTTTATCCCACAGAGTAAGAGACTCGAGAATAAGCACAAGAGTTGACAATGTTGAGAGGATAGCATGGGAAGTTAAGAGCCAGAGCAATTCACGGGAAGCATCTCCAAGCAGAAGAGTAGCTTATTCACTGGATGGTTGCCATGATAGTGAGAGCTCAATCCATGACGCAGTTCTTCATTGCAAAAGATCAATGC ATAAATGA
- the LOC7494120 gene encoding acidic endochitinase — translation MAVLTTTSMPFLVLVMLLLATGSNAGGITIYWGQNGNEGTLAETCATGLYEFVNIAFLSSFGSGRNPMMNLAGHCDPYSKGCTGLSSDIESCQSKGIKLMLSIGGGSGSYSLASSDDARQVATYIWNNFLGGQSSFRPLGPAVLDGVDFDIEGGTDLYWDDLARYLSAYSNQGKKVYLTAAPQCPFPDASVGNALKTGLFDYVWVQFYNNPPCQYTSGDITNLEDAWKLWVSDIPATVFFLGLPASPEAAGSGFIPVPDLTSNVLPAIKGSDKYGGVMLWSKYYDDQSGYSSSIKADV, via the coding sequence AGTAATGTTACTGCTAGCAACGGGTTCAAATGCAGGTGGCATCACTATTTATTGGGGCCAGAATGGAAATGAGGGTACCTTGGCAGAGACTTGTGCCACAGGATTATATGAGTTTGTTAACATTGCTTTTCTTTCCAGTTTTGGTAGCGGTCGTAACCCCATGATGAACCTTGCCGGTCACTGCGATCCATACAGTAAAGGTTGCACAGGCTTAAGCTCTGACATAGAATCATGTCAATCCAAAGGAATTAAGCTGATGCTTTCTATCGGAGGAGGTTCCGGAAGCTACTCCCTGGCCTCCTCTGATGACGCAAGACAAGTCGCCACTTATATCTGGAACAACTTCTTGGGTGGACAATCTTCATTTCGTCCGCTCGGCCCTGCTGTTCTAGATGGAGTTGACTTTGATATTGAAGGAGGAACAGACCTGTACTGGGATGATCTTGCAAGGTACCTTTCAGCATACAGCAATCAAGGAAAAAAGGTGTACCTAACGGCAGCACCCCAGTGCCCATTTCCTGATGCGTCTGTAGGAAATGCCCTCAAAACAGGTCTTTTTGACTATGTTTGGGTCCAATTCTACAACAACCCTCCTTGTCAGTACACATCCGGTGACATTACCAATCTCGAAGATGCATGGAAGCTATGGGTTTCAGACATTCCAGCCACTGTGTTTTTCCTAGGATTACCTGCTTCTCCTGAGGCAGCAGGAAGTGGCTTCATTCCTGTACCTGATTTAACTTCCAATGTGCTTCCAGCCATCAAGGGGTCTGATAAGTATGGCGGTGTGATGCTGTGGTCTAAGTACTATGATGATCAAAGTGGATACAGCTCTTCCATCAAGGCCGATGTCTAA